A portion of the Streptomyces platensis genome contains these proteins:
- a CDS encoding ABC transporter ATP-binding protein encodes MTTLTKTEDAPVPAGSDPFLSVRDLHVRFSTEDGIVKAVDGLSFDLERGQTLGIVGESGSGKSVTNLAVLGLHNPKSTEITGEITLDGQELTGAREKTLEKLRGNKMAMIFQDALTALSPYYTVGRQIAEPFIKHTGASKREGRQRAIEMLTKVGIPQPNLRVDDYPHQFSGGMRQRAMIAMSLVCNPQLLIADEPTTALDVTVQAQILDLLKDLQQEFGSAIILITHDLGVVANVADDLLVMYAGRAVERGSVKEILGRPQHPYTWGLLSSMPRLSSDVHEELHPIPGTPPSLLTPPSGCGFHPRCGFTGEVGGARCADERPLLELGRAAACHLSAEQKQTLFTEQIKPRLG; translated from the coding sequence GTGACCACACTCACCAAGACCGAGGACGCGCCGGTCCCGGCCGGATCGGACCCCTTCCTCTCCGTCCGCGACCTGCATGTCCGGTTCTCCACCGAGGACGGCATCGTCAAGGCGGTCGACGGCCTCTCCTTCGACCTCGAACGCGGGCAGACGCTCGGCATCGTCGGCGAATCGGGATCCGGCAAGTCCGTCACCAACCTCGCCGTGCTGGGACTGCACAACCCCAAGAGCACCGAGATCACCGGCGAGATCACGCTGGACGGCCAGGAGTTGACCGGCGCCAGGGAGAAGACCCTGGAGAAGCTCCGCGGCAACAAGATGGCCATGATCTTCCAGGACGCGCTGACCGCCCTGTCGCCGTACTACACGGTCGGCCGGCAGATCGCGGAGCCGTTCATCAAGCACACCGGCGCCAGCAAGCGCGAGGGCCGGCAGCGCGCCATCGAGATGCTGACCAAGGTCGGTATCCCGCAGCCCAATCTGCGGGTGGACGACTATCCGCACCAGTTCTCCGGCGGTATGCGCCAGCGCGCGATGATCGCCATGTCGCTGGTCTGCAACCCCCAGCTGCTGATCGCCGACGAGCCGACCACCGCCCTGGACGTCACCGTCCAGGCGCAGATCCTGGACCTCCTCAAGGACCTCCAGCAGGAGTTCGGCTCCGCGATCATCCTGATCACCCACGACCTCGGCGTGGTCGCCAACGTCGCGGACGACCTGCTGGTGATGTACGCGGGCCGCGCCGTGGAGCGGGGCTCGGTCAAGGAGATCCTCGGCCGGCCGCAGCACCCGTACACCTGGGGCCTGCTGAGCTCGATGCCCCGGCTCAGCTCGGACGTCCACGAGGAGCTGCACCCGATCCCCGGGACGCCGCCGAGCCTGCTCACCCCGCCCTCCGGCTGCGGGTTCCACCCGCGCTGCGGCTTCACCGGCGAGGTCGGCGGCGCCCGCTGCGCCGACGAGCGGCCGCTGCTGGAGCTGGGGCGCGCCGCCGCGTGCCACCTGAGTGCCGAGCAGAAGCAGACCCTCTTCACCGAGCAGATCAAGCCCCGGCTGGGCTAG
- a CDS encoding ABC transporter permease produces the protein MLPFLFRRIFGAVVILLLLSAFTFFVFFATGDPAMMACGKNCTADNVALIHQNLGLDKPLPTQYWDFLVGIFAGRDYSVGHCNAPCFGYSFATKQDVWTTMMDRLPTTASLAVGGAIAFLVIGLGAGLLAAWKKGSVLDKTVTGASMVLSSVQIYILGPIVLGIFVYSGIMASPKYVELTSDPGGWFMGLLLPWLVMSTIFTAQYTRMSRSTMIEQLQEEHVRTAKAKGMPARYVFLRYAWRGSLIPIVTILGIDLSSLFGGAMITEYTFSLAGLGRLAINSVTTLDLPMVLGVLIFSAALILVFNIIVDATYALIDPRVRLS, from the coding sequence ATGCTTCCCTTTCTATTCCGCCGGATCTTCGGCGCGGTCGTCATCCTTCTCCTGCTGAGCGCCTTCACCTTCTTCGTGTTCTTCGCCACGGGTGACCCGGCCATGATGGCGTGCGGCAAGAACTGCACCGCCGACAACGTGGCCCTGATCCATCAGAACCTCGGTCTCGACAAGCCCCTGCCGACGCAGTACTGGGACTTCCTCGTCGGCATCTTCGCGGGCCGCGACTACTCCGTCGGGCACTGCAACGCCCCCTGCTTCGGCTACTCCTTCGCCACCAAGCAGGACGTCTGGACGACGATGATGGACCGGCTGCCCACCACGGCGTCGCTGGCCGTCGGCGGCGCGATCGCGTTCCTGGTGATCGGCCTCGGTGCCGGTCTGCTCGCCGCCTGGAAGAAGGGCTCGGTGCTGGACAAGACGGTCACCGGCGCTTCCATGGTGCTCAGCTCGGTGCAGATCTACATCCTGGGCCCGATCGTCCTCGGCATCTTCGTCTACAGCGGCATCATGGCCTCGCCCAAGTACGTGGAGCTCACCAGCGACCCGGGCGGCTGGTTCATGGGCCTGCTGCTGCCGTGGCTGGTGATGTCGACGATCTTCACCGCCCAGTACACCCGTATGTCGCGCTCGACGATGATCGAGCAGCTCCAGGAGGAGCACGTCCGCACCGCCAAGGCCAAGGGCATGCCGGCGCGTTACGTCTTCCTCCGCTACGCCTGGCGCGGTTCGCTGATCCCGATCGTCACGATCCTCGGCATCGACCTGAGCTCGCTGTTCGGCGGCGCCATGATCACCGAGTACACCTTCTCGCTGGCGGGCCTCGGCCGGCTGGCCATCAACTCCGTCACCACCCTCGATCTGCCCATGGTCCTCGGCGTGCTGATCTTCAGCGCCGCCCTGATCCTGGTGTTCAACATCATCGTGGATGCGACGTACGCCCTCATCGACCCGCGCGTGCGCCTGTCCTAG
- a CDS encoding ABC transporter ATP-binding protein, translated as MAHDDGGGPAAGPGTPILEIRDLVKHFPLTRGVLFRKQVGAVKAVDGVSFDLHQGETLGIVGESGCGKSTVARLLVGLERPTSGQIRYRGEDISTLSARALRAVRRNIQMVFQDPYTSLNPRMTVGDIIGEPYEIHPEAAPKRDRRRKVQELLEVVGLNPEFIHRYPHQFSGGQRQRIGIARGLALRPEIIVADEPVSALDVSVQAQVVNLLEELQREFALSYVFIAHDLSVVRHISDRVAVMYLGRLAETGTQEQIYDHPTHPYTQALLSAVPVPDPDARTHRDRILLAGDVPSPANPPSGCRFRTRCWKARQLCTDVVPPLDVPEEFRGTASPAGHASACHFAEERHVVPSE; from the coding sequence ATGGCGCACGATGACGGCGGCGGCCCGGCAGCCGGCCCGGGGACCCCGATCCTGGAGATCCGCGACCTGGTCAAACACTTCCCGCTCACCCGGGGGGTGCTCTTCCGGAAACAGGTCGGCGCGGTCAAGGCCGTCGACGGGGTCTCCTTCGACCTCCACCAGGGCGAGACGCTCGGCATCGTCGGCGAATCGGGCTGCGGCAAGTCCACCGTCGCCAGGCTGCTGGTCGGCCTCGAACGTCCGACGTCCGGTCAGATCCGTTACCGGGGCGAGGACATCAGCACCCTCTCGGCCCGCGCCCTGCGGGCCGTACGCCGCAACATCCAGATGGTGTTCCAGGACCCCTACACCTCCCTGAATCCCCGGATGACCGTCGGCGACATCATCGGTGAGCCCTACGAGATCCACCCCGAGGCGGCCCCTAAGCGGGACCGCCGCAGAAAGGTCCAGGAACTCCTGGAAGTGGTGGGGCTCAACCCCGAGTTCATCCACCGCTATCCGCACCAGTTCTCCGGCGGCCAGCGCCAGCGCATCGGGATCGCCCGCGGCCTGGCGCTGCGCCCGGAGATCATCGTCGCCGATGAGCCGGTCTCCGCGCTGGATGTCTCGGTCCAGGCGCAAGTGGTCAATCTGCTGGAGGAGTTGCAGCGGGAGTTCGCGCTGTCGTACGTCTTCATCGCCCACGATCTGTCGGTCGTACGGCATATCTCCGACCGGGTCGCGGTGATGTACCTGGGCCGGCTGGCCGAGACCGGCACCCAGGAGCAGATCTACGACCACCCCACGCACCCGTACACCCAGGCCCTGCTGTCCGCCGTGCCCGTACCCGACCCGGACGCCCGCACCCACCGGGACCGCATCCTGCTGGCCGGCGATGTCCCGTCACCCGCGAACCCGCCCTCCGGCTGCCGCTTTCGCACCCGCTGCTGGAAGGCCCGGCAGCTGTGCACCGACGTCGTCCCGCCGCTGGACGTGCCCGAGGAGTTCCGCGGGACGGCGAGCCCGGCCGGGCACGCCTCGGCCTGCCACTTCGCGGAGGAGCGGCACGTGGTGCCGAGCGAGTAG
- a CDS encoding ABC transporter substrate-binding protein: MNALSTRRARAVIVALAAGSLALTGCSSGGSSGKDKSQTDKDAAAQSKTVALGTAADSTGPAAEVKGSRKGGTMRVFQRDSFNHLDPAQMYVSDLGDLSKLIFRGLTTYKQDDAGKKTVVGDLATDAGQMSDGGKTWKYTLKDGIKFEDGKPITSKDIRHTFERMYAKFITDGPTYMQTWLSGEGTTYRKALPDGPYKGDHLPKTVLDTPDEKTVVFHFKKPQSQVPYALAMAGYSVVPEGAKDTKENYDVKPVCAGPYKFASFKEGKSAKLVRNTNWDPKTDPTRHQYVDGFDITFNHQFSDSTKRLMADQGESKNAISFTNAVEPTQTKQVLDNASASKRLVQGYQPYVWQMNMNMDRIKDKKIRDAITYAMPNAQIVRINGGSYGGEIAGGLLAPTVAGYQKGYDPYGKLTHPNGEPEKAKKLLKEAGKTGMKLVYAYSNTEIRQKEAAVIEDALNKAGFDVQKKEVDAASWYQQMGKVDNGFDIYMTGWGQDWADASTVIPPSYDPRQIQDGAANYSHVRDKHISEEIDRIQKITDIKQQTAEWQKLHKYIVEKVNPAAPVFYTKTLQLHGSNVGGARYNSDTNYMDVNTLFLKK, from the coding sequence ATGAACGCACTATCTACGCGCAGAGCACGCGCCGTGATCGTGGCCCTGGCGGCCGGTTCACTCGCGCTCACCGGATGCAGCAGCGGCGGCAGCAGCGGCAAGGACAAGTCCCAGACGGACAAGGACGCCGCCGCGCAGTCCAAGACCGTGGCGCTCGGCACGGCCGCCGACTCCACCGGCCCGGCCGCCGAGGTCAAGGGGTCCCGCAAGGGCGGCACCATGCGTGTCTTCCAGCGTGACAGCTTCAACCACCTGGACCCGGCGCAGATGTACGTCAGCGACCTGGGCGACCTGTCCAAGCTGATCTTCCGTGGTCTGACCACGTACAAGCAGGACGACGCGGGCAAGAAGACGGTCGTCGGTGACCTCGCCACCGACGCCGGCCAGATGTCCGACGGCGGCAAGACGTGGAAGTACACGCTCAAGGACGGCATAAAGTTCGAGGACGGCAAGCCGATCACCTCGAAGGACATCCGCCACACCTTCGAGCGGATGTACGCGAAGTTCATCACCGACGGCCCGACCTACATGCAGACCTGGCTGTCGGGCGAGGGCACCACGTACCGCAAGGCGCTGCCGGACGGTCCGTACAAGGGTGACCACCTGCCCAAGACGGTGCTGGACACCCCGGACGAGAAGACCGTCGTCTTCCACTTCAAGAAGCCGCAGTCGCAGGTGCCCTACGCACTCGCCATGGCGGGCTACAGCGTGGTCCCCGAGGGCGCGAAGGACACCAAGGAGAACTACGACGTCAAGCCGGTCTGCGCCGGCCCGTACAAGTTCGCCTCCTTCAAGGAGGGCAAGTCCGCGAAGCTGGTGCGCAACACCAACTGGGACCCGAAGACGGACCCGACCCGGCACCAGTACGTCGACGGCTTCGACATCACCTTCAACCACCAGTTCTCGGACTCCACCAAGCGGCTGATGGCCGACCAGGGTGAGTCCAAGAACGCGATCAGCTTCACCAACGCGGTGGAGCCGACGCAGACCAAGCAGGTGCTGGACAACGCCAGCGCCAGCAAGCGCCTGGTGCAGGGCTACCAGCCCTACGTCTGGCAGATGAACATGAACATGGACCGCATCAAGGACAAGAAGATCCGCGATGCGATCACCTACGCCATGCCGAACGCCCAGATCGTCCGCATCAACGGCGGCAGCTACGGCGGTGAGATCGCCGGCGGTCTGCTCGCCCCGACCGTGGCGGGCTACCAGAAGGGCTACGACCCCTACGGCAAGCTCACGCACCCCAACGGTGAGCCGGAGAAGGCCAAGAAGCTCCTCAAGGAGGCCGGCAAGACGGGCATGAAGCTCGTCTACGCCTACTCCAACACCGAGATCCGCCAGAAGGAAGCCGCGGTCATCGAGGACGCCCTGAACAAGGCCGGCTTCGACGTCCAGAAGAAGGAGGTCGACGCGGCCTCCTGGTACCAGCAGATGGGCAAGGTCGACAACGGCTTCGACATCTACATGACCGGCTGGGGCCAGGACTGGGCGGACGCCTCGACCGTCATCCCGCCGTCGTACGACCCCCGTCAGATCCAGGACGGCGCGGCCAACTACTCGCACGTCCGTGACAAGCACATCAGCGAAGAGATCGACCGCATCCAGAAGATCACGGACATCAAGCAGCAGACCGCGGAGTGGCAGAAGCTGCACAAGTACATCGTGGAGAAGGTCAACCCGGCCGCCCCGGTCTTCTACACCAAGACCCTCCAGCTGCACGGTTCCAACGTGGGTGGTGCCCGCTACAACAGCGACACCAACTACATGGACGTGAACACGCTGTTCCTCAAGAAGTAA
- a CDS encoding ABC transporter ATP-binding protein encodes MAENVTLPAPRDAAPTPGEPLLTAEGLTKHFPIHGGFPFKRKVGAVQAVDGVDLTVHAGESFGLVGESGCGKSTTGRLLTRLMEPTSGKITYAGRDITHAGRKELAPIRSEIQMIFQDPYASLNPRQTVGTIIGGPMEINGINPPGGREKRVQELLETVGLNPEHYNRFPHEFSGGQRQRIGVARALALEPKLIVADEPVSALDVSIQAQVVNLLQKLQRELGIAFLFIAHDLAIVRHFSERVAVMYLGKIVEVGSRDEIYNRPRHPYTHALLSAVPEAKLVENEEEDRERIRLAGDVPSPVNPPSGCRFRTRCWKAQDKCATEEPPLVQIGGNGAGHLTACHFPEEPTTAARGEDIILDPALAAIEESAAAKDTDTAE; translated from the coding sequence ATGGCAGAGAACGTCACCCTCCCGGCGCCCCGTGACGCCGCGCCCACCCCGGGCGAGCCGCTGCTCACCGCCGAGGGCCTCACCAAGCACTTCCCGATCCACGGGGGCTTCCCGTTCAAGCGGAAGGTCGGCGCGGTCCAGGCGGTCGACGGCGTCGACCTGACCGTGCACGCCGGTGAGAGCTTCGGTCTGGTCGGTGAGTCGGGCTGCGGCAAGTCCACCACCGGACGGCTGCTCACCCGGCTCATGGAGCCGACCTCCGGCAAGATCACCTACGCGGGCCGGGACATCACCCACGCGGGCCGCAAGGAGCTGGCGCCGATCCGCTCCGAGATCCAGATGATCTTCCAGGACCCGTATGCCTCGCTGAACCCGCGGCAGACCGTCGGCACCATCATCGGCGGCCCGATGGAGATCAACGGGATCAACCCGCCCGGCGGCCGGGAGAAGCGGGTCCAGGAACTCCTGGAGACCGTCGGTCTCAACCCGGAGCACTACAACCGCTTCCCGCACGAGTTCTCCGGCGGTCAGCGCCAGCGGATCGGGGTGGCCCGGGCGCTCGCCCTGGAGCCGAAGCTGATCGTCGCCGACGAGCCGGTCTCCGCGCTCGATGTCTCGATCCAGGCGCAGGTCGTCAACCTGCTCCAGAAGCTCCAGCGGGAACTGGGCATCGCGTTCCTGTTCATCGCCCACGACCTGGCGATCGTGCGGCACTTCAGCGAGCGGGTCGCGGTGATGTACCTCGGCAAGATCGTGGAGGTGGGGAGCCGCGACGAGATCTACAACCGGCCGCGCCACCCCTACACCCACGCGCTGCTCTCGGCGGTGCCCGAGGCCAAGCTGGTGGAGAACGAGGAGGAGGACCGCGAGCGCATCCGCCTCGCCGGTGACGTCCCCTCCCCGGTCAACCCGCCCTCCGGCTGCCGGTTCCGTACGCGGTGCTGGAAGGCGCAGGACAAGTGCGCCACAGAGGAGCCGCCGCTCGTGCAGATCGGCGGGAACGGGGCCGGGCACCTCACCGCCTGTCACTTCCCCGAGGAGCCGACGACCGCGGCCCGCGGCGAGGACATCATCCTCGACCCGGCGCTGGCCGCGATCGAGGAGTCCGCGGCGGCCAAGGACACCGACACGGCCGAGTGA
- a CDS encoding ABC transporter permease: MPESYVPKEAMGHGDGGSAALAIGEAESLERRPGAAPPGAGAPVGKPRSLWSDAWHDLCRNPVFVLSALVILFLVVIAIWPQLIATGNPYRADLAKAQQGSQPGHPFGFDTQGRDVYTRVVYGARASITVGVCATTGAALLGSLLGGLAGFFGGWGDTLLSRLADIFFGIPVILGGLVFLSMVTSTTVWPVVGFIVLLGWPQISRIARGSVVTAKQNDYVQAARALGAGNRRLLLRHIAPNAVAPVIVVATIALGTFIALEATLSYLGAGLKPPTVSWGIDISTASPYIRSAPHMLLWPAGALSITVLAFILLGDAVRDALDPKLR; encoded by the coding sequence ATGCCTGAGTCCTACGTCCCCAAGGAAGCCATGGGCCACGGCGACGGCGGGTCCGCCGCACTGGCCATCGGCGAGGCGGAGTCGCTGGAACGGCGGCCCGGTGCGGCCCCGCCCGGCGCCGGGGCCCCCGTCGGCAAACCGCGCAGCCTGTGGAGCGACGCCTGGCACGACCTGTGCCGCAACCCGGTCTTCGTGCTCTCCGCGCTGGTCATCCTCTTCCTGGTGGTCATCGCGATCTGGCCGCAGCTGATCGCCACCGGCAACCCCTACCGCGCCGACCTCGCCAAGGCGCAGCAGGGCTCCCAGCCCGGCCACCCCTTCGGCTTCGACACCCAGGGCCGGGACGTCTACACCCGGGTCGTCTACGGCGCCCGCGCCTCCATCACCGTCGGCGTCTGCGCCACGACCGGTGCGGCGCTGCTCGGCAGCCTGCTGGGCGGACTGGCCGGGTTCTTCGGCGGCTGGGGCGACACCCTGCTCTCCCGGCTCGCCGACATCTTCTTCGGCATCCCGGTGATCCTCGGCGGTCTGGTCTTCCTCTCCATGGTCACCAGCACCACGGTCTGGCCGGTGGTCGGCTTCATCGTGCTGCTCGGCTGGCCGCAGATCTCCCGTATCGCCCGCGGCTCCGTCGTGACCGCCAAACAGAACGACTACGTCCAGGCCGCGCGGGCGCTGGGCGCGGGCAACCGGCGGCTGCTGCTGCGGCATATCGCGCCGAACGCCGTCGCGCCGGTCATCGTCGTCGCCACCATCGCCCTCGGCACCTTCATCGCGCTGGAGGCGACGCTCTCGTACCTCGGCGCGGGCCTGAAGCCGCCCACCGTCTCCTGGGGCATCGACATCTCCACGGCCTCCCCCTACATCCGCAGCGCGCCGCACATGCTGCTGTGGCCCGCGGGAGCGCTGAGCATCACGGTGCTGGCGTTCATCCTGCTCGGCGACGCGGTGCGCGACGCCCTCGACCCCAAGTTGCGCTGA
- a CDS encoding ABC transporter ATP-binding protein, protein MTNEDARSAGAGTALLDVRDLRVEFRTRDGVAKAVNGVSYRVAPGQTLAVLGESGSGKSVTAQAVMGILDSPPGRVTGGEVVFQGRDLLTLRKDERRRVRGAKMAMIFQDALSALNPVLSVGAQLGEMFQVHEGMSRKDARGRAVELMERVGIPAARERVGDYPHQFSGGMRQRIMIAMALALGPDLIIADEPTTALDVTVQAQVMDLLAELQRELTMGLILITHDLGVVADVADTIAVMYAGRIVETAPVHQLYRAPAHPYTRGLLDSVPRLDQKGRRLYAIKGMPPSLTAIPPGCPFHPRCPLAQDICRTDPPPLYEAGPGRASACHFWKETLHGAR, encoded by the coding sequence ATGACGAACGAGGACGCGCGGTCCGCCGGCGCCGGTACGGCCCTGCTCGACGTGCGGGACCTACGGGTCGAGTTCCGTACCCGGGACGGCGTGGCCAAGGCCGTCAACGGCGTCAGCTACCGCGTGGCGCCCGGCCAGACGCTGGCGGTGCTCGGCGAATCCGGCTCCGGCAAGTCCGTCACCGCCCAGGCCGTGATGGGCATCCTGGACTCGCCCCCAGGACGCGTCACCGGCGGCGAAGTCGTCTTCCAGGGGCGCGATCTGCTCACCCTGCGCAAGGACGAACGGCGCAGGGTCCGCGGCGCGAAGATGGCGATGATCTTCCAGGACGCACTGTCCGCGCTGAACCCGGTGCTCAGCGTCGGCGCCCAGCTCGGGGAGATGTTCCAGGTCCACGAGGGGATGTCCCGTAAGGACGCCCGCGGCAGAGCCGTGGAACTGATGGAGCGGGTCGGCATCCCGGCGGCCAGGGAGCGGGTGGGCGACTATCCGCACCAGTTCTCCGGCGGGATGCGCCAGCGCATCATGATCGCGATGGCGCTGGCCCTCGGCCCGGACCTGATCATTGCGGACGAGCCGACCACTGCACTGGACGTCACCGTGCAGGCGCAGGTGATGGACCTGCTGGCCGAGCTCCAGCGCGAGCTGACCATGGGGCTGATCCTGATCACCCACGACCTGGGGGTGGTCGCCGATGTCGCCGACACCATCGCGGTGATGTACGCCGGCCGGATCGTCGAGACCGCCCCCGTCCACCAGCTCTACCGGGCGCCCGCCCACCCGTACACCCGCGGCCTGCTGGACTCCGTCCCGCGGCTGGACCAGAAGGGCCGGCGGCTGTACGCGATCAAGGGCATGCCGCCCAGCCTCACGGCCATTCCGCCCGGTTGCCCCTTCCACCCGCGCTGTCCGCTGGCCCAGGACATCTGCCGGACCGACCCGCCGCCGCTGTACGAGGCCGGACCCGGCCGGGCCAGCGCCTGCCACTTCTGGAAGGAGACCCTCCATGGCGCACGATGA